A genomic stretch from Shewanella sediminis HAW-EB3 includes:
- a CDS encoding cache domain-containing protein: MNINHKLQLITVLPLILSLILVLFVTQMQYRELSQQVVDVYRQSIIDHRKEELKNYLAIANVAIQHFKQNQNNDSQAPQQTQQDVKSMLSDMRFGKNGYFFAYDLNGKSLVLPDQEWRVGKNWLDLTDDNGVPFIQELISGARKGGGYLTYLFNQPSNDGQLGQKLAYAEVLGQWEWMFGTGVYIDDIDEEAALLSTSMSHHIRNTSIMTLVIGTLAVSAVFIGGIFMRVGEKRLANAKLRTLNERIYQTQEEECKRVSRELHDGVSQTIAAALFAMETAQLKKEYGGDSGPELEKAITMTRQIMLDIRNISHQLHPSILADYGLGAALKELGSEFSLRTGIKVKVQLLSVRKLLSTELSCALYRIVQESLTNIERHSGAKNVLISQTLTPGWLTLEVHDDGQGFNYECYEKKSTPFEGIGLRNMKERLSFYNGELRVESAIGKGVTLIARIPQSELRYQADSTTEVAL; the protein is encoded by the coding sequence ATGAATATTAACCATAAGTTACAGCTAATCACCGTACTTCCACTCATTCTATCTCTGATACTGGTGCTGTTTGTGACTCAAATGCAGTACCGGGAGCTCTCCCAGCAGGTGGTCGACGTTTATCGGCAGAGTATTATTGATCACCGCAAAGAGGAGCTTAAAAATTATCTGGCGATCGCCAACGTGGCTATCCAGCATTTCAAGCAAAATCAGAACAATGACAGCCAAGCGCCTCAACAAACCCAGCAAGATGTTAAGTCTATGCTGTCCGATATGCGCTTCGGTAAAAACGGTTACTTCTTCGCCTACGATCTGAATGGTAAAAGCCTGGTCTTACCCGATCAGGAGTGGCGGGTCGGCAAAAACTGGCTGGACCTAACCGATGACAACGGGGTCCCCTTTATCCAGGAGTTAATCTCAGGAGCGAGAAAAGGCGGTGGTTACCTCACCTACCTGTTTAACCAGCCCTCCAATGACGGTCAACTGGGACAAAAACTTGCCTACGCCGAGGTATTGGGGCAGTGGGAGTGGATGTTTGGTACCGGCGTCTATATTGATGATATCGATGAGGAGGCGGCACTGTTAAGCACCTCTATGAGTCATCATATCCGCAACACCTCCATCATGACTCTGGTGATCGGTACCTTAGCGGTCAGCGCCGTATTTATCGGCGGCATCTTTATGCGTGTGGGTGAGAAACGGCTGGCAAATGCTAAACTAAGAACACTCAACGAACGAATTTATCAGACTCAGGAAGAGGAATGTAAGCGGGTTTCCAGAGAGCTGCACGATGGAGTTAGCCAAACTATTGCCGCGGCCCTTTTTGCTATGGAAACAGCACAGTTGAAAAAAGAATACGGCGGAGACTCCGGGCCGGAGCTGGAGAAGGCAATCACTATGACGCGGCAGATCATGCTCGATATCCGTAATATCTCGCACCAACTACACCCTAGCATCCTCGCAGACTACGGGCTGGGGGCGGCACTAAAAGAGTTGGGCAGTGAATTTTCCTTGCGTACCGGTATCAAAGTAAAGGTGCAACTACTATCGGTGCGCAAGCTTTTGTCAACCGAACTCAGTTGCGCACTTTATCGTATAGTGCAGGAATCACTGACCAATATTGAACGTCACTCGGGGGCAAAAAATGTGCTTATTTCGCAGACCCTCACCCCGGGATGGCTGACCCTGGAAGTTCATGATGATGGCCAGGGCTTTAACTATGAATGCTATGAGAAAAAATCGACCCCCTTTGAGGGAATAGGCCTGAGAAATATGAAGGAAAGACTGAGTTTTTATAATGGTGAGCTTAGGGTGGAATCAGCAATCGGCAAAGGAGTGACGTTGATAGCGCGTATTCCCCAAAGCG
- a CDS encoding L-lactate permease — MTLIQLLASLTPVISVMLFLVLLKMPASRAMPISAILTGLAAVFVWQMDTTFLAASVVEGLLAALTPLSIIFGAVFLLNTLKYSGAMDTIRAGFTNISADARVQVIIICWLFGSFIEGSAGFGTPAAIGAPLLVLLGIPPIAAAVVALIADSASVSFGAIGLPVLFGMEQGLTSGGVNMAAEQIAQHGGNFADYAQFIAMHMITIDMVTGTLIPLVMVSLLTGFFGRNKSFAEGFAIWKFALFAGLAFTVPAWIINFVAGPEFPSVIGALVGMAIVIPVAKKGYLLPETPWNDFAEAPSYRAGKVEGKTQFSQLAAWTPYIIMAALLVLSRVIGPLKSWLLSFNVKWTGLLGTELGAGFKTLYAPGAFFVVVCILGFFLFRMNKKAIKESVTVSCRSMVPTIISLGASVPMVKIFLNSGTNGSGLASMPVALADTLAGSMGAVWSWVAPVVGIFGAFLSGSATFSNMMFSGLQYSVADSIGMNQAMVLALQGIGANAGNMMCVMNVVAAATVVGMAGRESEIIRKTMPVALAYAMIAGTIAFLWGGF; from the coding sequence ATGACCTTAATTCAACTACTCGCAAGTTTAACGCCGGTGATCAGCGTAATGCTATTTTTAGTATTGCTGAAGATGCCCGCATCACGGGCGATGCCCATCTCTGCAATTTTAACCGGCCTGGCGGCCGTGTTTGTCTGGCAGATGGATACGACCTTTTTGGCGGCATCCGTCGTCGAAGGATTACTTGCCGCACTGACACCATTGAGTATCATCTTCGGTGCCGTGTTCTTGCTTAATACCCTTAAGTATTCAGGCGCGATGGATACCATTCGCGCAGGTTTTACTAATATCAGTGCCGATGCCCGCGTTCAGGTCATCATTATCTGTTGGTTGTTTGGCTCATTTATCGAAGGTAGTGCCGGCTTTGGTACACCGGCTGCTATCGGCGCTCCTCTGCTGGTACTGCTGGGTATTCCTCCCATTGCCGCAGCGGTTGTTGCCCTGATTGCCGACTCAGCCTCTGTATCATTCGGTGCCATCGGTCTGCCTGTACTCTTTGGTATGGAGCAGGGACTGACTTCTGGTGGAGTTAACATGGCCGCCGAACAGATTGCTCAGCATGGTGGCAACTTTGCCGATTATGCTCAGTTCATCGCTATGCATATGATCACCATTGATATGGTGACCGGCACGCTTATCCCGCTGGTCATGGTGTCCTTACTGACCGGCTTCTTCGGTCGTAACAAGTCATTCGCCGAAGGCTTTGCCATCTGGAAGTTTGCCCTGTTTGCGGGTCTGGCATTTACCGTACCGGCCTGGATCATCAACTTCGTTGCCGGCCCCGAGTTCCCATCGGTTATCGGTGCATTGGTTGGTATGGCTATCGTTATCCCGGTTGCCAAGAAAGGCTACCTGTTACCTGAGACTCCCTGGAACGATTTTGCCGAAGCACCATCCTATAGAGCTGGCAAGGTTGAAGGTAAAACACAGTTCTCTCAGCTTGCCGCCTGGACTCCCTATATCATCATGGCGGCCTTGTTGGTGCTATCTCGTGTTATTGGCCCGCTAAAATCATGGTTGCTGAGTTTCAACGTCAAGTGGACCGGCCTGCTGGGTACCGAGTTGGGTGCCGGATTCAAGACCCTGTATGCACCAGGCGCCTTCTTCGTCGTCGTGTGTATCTTGGGTTTCTTCCTGTTCAGAATGAATAAGAAAGCCATTAAAGAGTCTGTTACGGTATCGTGCCGCTCTATGGTTCCAACCATCATTTCGCTGGGCGCTTCTGTGCCTATGGTTAAGATCTTCCTGAACTCGGGCACCAACGGTTCCGGGCTGGCTTCTATGCCAGTCGCCCTAGCCGATACCCTGGCTGGCAGTATGGGCGCGGTATGGTCCTGGGTTGCACCTGTCGTCGGTATCTTCGGTGCCTTCCTGTCAGGCAGTGCCACCTTCTCCAACATGATGTTCTCCGGCCTGCAGTATAGCGTCGCCGACAGCATTGGCATGAACCAAGCTATGGTACTGGCACTACAGGGAATTGGCGCTAACGCCGGTAACATGATGTGTGTGATGAACGTCGTTGCCGCCGCTACCGTAGTAGGTATGGCGGGAAGAGAATCAGAAATTATCCGTAAGACTATGCCGGTAGCCCTGGCCTACGCCATGATTGCGGGCACCATAGCCTTCCTCTGGGGTGGTTTCTAA